A single region of the Nocardioides aurantiacus genome encodes:
- the ilvC gene encoding ketol-acid reductoisomerase — protein MAEMFYDDDADLSLIQGKNVAVIGYGSQGHAHALSLRDSGVDVRVGLQPGSKSRAKAEAEGLRVVTPAEAAEEADVVVILAPDQHQRTLYAEEIEPQLAPGDTLVFGHGFNIRFGYITPPEGVDVFMVAPKGPGHLVRREYVDGRGVPVLVAVEADASGTAWDLALSYAKGIGGLRAGGIRTTFTEETETDLFGEQAVLCGGASQLVQYGFEVLTEAGYQPEVAYFECLHELKLIVDLMYEGGIAKQRWSVSDTAEFGDYVSGPRVITPDVKANMVEVLEDIKNGAFAERFITDMDNGSPEFTEFRKKGESHPIESTGRELRKLMAWVKSHDSDYVEGTSTR, from the coding sequence GTGGCTGAGATGTTCTACGACGACGACGCCGACCTGTCCCTGATCCAGGGCAAGAACGTGGCCGTGATCGGCTACGGCTCGCAGGGCCACGCCCACGCGCTGTCGCTGCGCGACTCGGGCGTCGACGTCCGCGTCGGCCTGCAGCCCGGCTCGAAGTCCCGCGCCAAGGCCGAGGCCGAGGGCCTGCGCGTCGTGACCCCCGCCGAGGCGGCCGAGGAGGCCGACGTCGTGGTGATCCTCGCCCCCGACCAGCACCAGCGCACGCTGTACGCCGAGGAGATCGAGCCGCAGCTCGCCCCCGGCGACACCCTGGTCTTCGGCCACGGCTTCAACATCCGCTTCGGCTACATCACCCCGCCCGAGGGCGTGGACGTGTTCATGGTCGCCCCCAAGGGCCCCGGTCACCTGGTGCGCCGCGAGTACGTCGACGGGCGCGGCGTACCCGTCCTCGTCGCCGTCGAGGCCGACGCCTCCGGCACGGCCTGGGACCTCGCGCTGTCCTACGCCAAGGGCATCGGCGGCCTGCGTGCCGGCGGCATCAGGACGACCTTCACCGAGGAGACCGAGACCGACCTGTTCGGCGAGCAGGCCGTCCTGTGCGGCGGCGCCTCGCAGCTGGTGCAGTACGGCTTCGAGGTCCTCACCGAGGCCGGCTACCAGCCCGAGGTGGCCTACTTCGAGTGCCTCCACGAGCTGAAGCTGATCGTCGACCTGATGTACGAGGGCGGCATCGCCAAGCAGCGCTGGTCGGTCTCCGACACCGCCGAGTTCGGCGACTACGTCTCCGGCCCCCGCGTCATCACCCCCGACGTCAAGGCCAACATGGTCGAGGTCCTCGAGGACATCAAGAACGGCGCGTTCGCCGAGCGGTTCATCACCGACATGGACAACGGCTCCCCGGAGTTCACCGAGTTCCGCAAGAAGGGCGAGTCGCACCCGATCGAGTCGACCGGCCGCGAGCTGCGCAAGCTCATGGCCTGGGTCAAGAGCCACGACTCGGACTACGTCGAGGGCACCTCGACGCGCTGA
- a CDS encoding ABC transporter ATP-binding protein — protein sequence MISIESLTKRYAGFTAVDDVSFTARPGRVTGFLGPNGAGKSTTMRVMVGLTPATSGTATIDGRRFAELPNPGREVGVLLDASAQHAGRTGREILRIAAATMGLPRARVEEMLDRVGLTDREAERRVRHYSLGMRQRLGVATALIGDPRVLVLDEPANGLDPAGIRWMRDLLRGYADAGGTVLLSSHLLHEIEVVADDLVVIGHGRIVAQGTKAELLAGAGSVVRAQDATALAAALAGAGIEHTVAPDGAVLATAETARIGTVAHAAGVPLTELRSADSAGLEEMFLELTASSQREGVAA from the coding sequence ATGATCAGCATCGAGTCCCTGACCAAGAGGTACGCCGGCTTCACCGCCGTCGACGACGTCAGCTTCACCGCCCGTCCGGGCCGCGTGACCGGGTTCCTCGGTCCCAACGGCGCCGGCAAGTCGACCACCATGCGCGTCATGGTCGGCCTGACTCCCGCCACCTCCGGGACGGCGACGATCGACGGGCGGCGCTTCGCCGAGCTGCCCAACCCCGGCCGCGAGGTCGGGGTCCTGCTCGACGCCTCCGCCCAGCACGCCGGCCGGACCGGTCGGGAGATCCTGCGGATCGCCGCGGCCACCATGGGCCTCCCCCGGGCCCGCGTCGAGGAGATGCTCGACCGGGTCGGCCTCACCGACCGCGAGGCCGAGCGGCGGGTGCGCCACTACTCCCTCGGCATGCGGCAGCGGCTCGGCGTCGCCACCGCGCTGATCGGCGACCCCCGGGTGCTGGTGCTCGACGAGCCGGCCAACGGCCTGGACCCCGCGGGCATCCGCTGGATGCGCGACCTGCTCCGGGGGTACGCCGACGCCGGCGGCACCGTGCTCCTCTCCTCGCACCTGCTGCACGAGATCGAGGTCGTCGCCGACGACCTCGTCGTGATCGGCCACGGCCGGATCGTCGCCCAGGGCACCAAGGCCGAGCTGCTCGCCGGCGCCGGGAGCGTCGTACGGGCCCAGGACGCGACGGCGCTCGCCGCCGCCCTGGCCGGCGCCGGGATCGAGCACACCGTGGCGCCCGACGGCGCCGTCCTGGCCACGGCCGAGACCGCCCGCATCGGGACGGTCGCGCACGCCGCCGGGGTGCCGCTGACCGAGCTCCGGTCCGCGGACAGCGCGGGTCTCGAGGAGATGTTCCTCGAGCTCACCGCCTCCAGCCAGCGCGAGGGAGTCGCAGCATGA
- a CDS encoding ABC transporter permease subunit, producing the protein MSTATTASTAVPRSAEATPTDLAAPRPDLPPIPFTRLLGVEARKTFDTRSGFWLLAGIGIAATLATAAVIVFAPDSAQVYGSFAQAVGFPMALLLPVVAVLAVTSEWSQRSGLTTFTLVPHRGRVLLAKGVVAVAVGVVSMVLAMGIGALGNLLGAAINGVDPVWDSSVQQLAMIVLANVLGLLVGFTLGVLLRSSPAAITAYVVYWFLLPTMFGLLAAYQSWFADVQGWIDFQYSSTLLYEGDLGATEWAHLGVSGLLWLVLPLTVGVLLVRRSEVK; encoded by the coding sequence ATGAGCACCGCCACCACCGCCAGCACCGCCGTCCCCCGGTCCGCCGAGGCGACGCCCACCGACCTGGCCGCACCGCGGCCCGACCTGCCGCCGATCCCGTTCACCCGGCTGCTCGGGGTCGAGGCGCGCAAGACCTTCGACACCCGCTCGGGGTTCTGGCTGCTCGCCGGCATCGGCATCGCGGCCACCCTGGCCACCGCCGCGGTCATCGTCTTCGCCCCCGACTCGGCCCAGGTCTACGGCAGCTTCGCCCAGGCCGTCGGGTTCCCGATGGCGCTGCTCCTGCCGGTCGTGGCCGTCCTCGCGGTCACCAGCGAGTGGTCCCAGCGCAGCGGCCTGACGACCTTCACCCTCGTCCCGCACCGCGGGCGCGTGCTGCTGGCCAAGGGCGTGGTCGCCGTGGCCGTCGGCGTGGTCTCGATGGTGCTCGCGATGGGCATCGGCGCGCTGGGCAACCTGCTCGGCGCGGCGATCAACGGCGTGGACCCGGTCTGGGACTCCTCGGTGCAGCAGCTCGCCATGATCGTGCTGGCCAACGTGCTCGGGCTGCTCGTCGGCTTCACCCTCGGAGTGCTGCTGCGCAGCTCGCCGGCGGCCATCACGGCCTACGTCGTCTACTGGTTCCTGCTGCCGACGATGTTCGGGCTGCTCGCGGCCTACCAGTCGTGGTTCGCCGACGTGCAGGGCTGGATCGACTTCCAGTACTCCTCGACGTTGCTCTACGAGGGCGACCTCGGTGCCACCGAGTGGGCCCACCTCGGCGTCTCGGGACTGCTCTGGCTGGTCCTGCCCCTCACCGTCGGGGTGCTGCTCGTGCGGCGGTCGGAGGTGAAGTAG
- the ilvN gene encoding acetolactate synthase small subunit, which yields MTTHTLSVLVENKPGVLTRVAALFSRRGFNIDSLAVGPTEHPEISRMTIVVSVEGLPLEQVTKQLNKLVEVLKIVELDYREAVTRELLLVKVRADAETRGQVVDAVQLFRAKVVDVAPDAVTIEVTGNSDKLKDFLAVLEPFGIRELVQSGMVAIGRGSRSISERTVRPVPVPVPVATAVRG from the coding sequence ATGACCACCCACACCCTCTCCGTCCTCGTCGAGAACAAGCCGGGCGTGCTGACCCGCGTCGCGGCGCTGTTCAGCCGCCGCGGCTTCAACATCGACTCGCTGGCCGTGGGCCCGACCGAGCATCCCGAGATCTCGCGGATGACCATCGTGGTCAGCGTCGAGGGGCTCCCGCTCGAGCAGGTCACCAAACAGCTCAACAAGCTGGTCGAGGTGCTCAAGATCGTCGAGCTCGACTACCGCGAGGCCGTCACCCGCGAGCTGCTGCTCGTCAAGGTCCGCGCCGACGCCGAGACCCGCGGCCAGGTCGTCGACGCGGTGCAGCTGTTCCGCGCCAAGGTCGTCGACGTCGCCCCCGACGCGGTGACCATCGAGGTGACCGGCAACTCCGACAAGCTCAAGGACTTCCTCGCGGTGCTGGAGCCCTTCGGCATCCGCGAGCTCGTCCAGTCGGGCATGGTCGCCATCGGCCGCGGCAGCCGCTCGATCTCCGAGCGCACCGTCCGCCCCGTCCCCGTGCCGGTCCCCGTGGCCACCGCCGTCCGCGGCTGA
- a CDS encoding PLP-dependent aminotransferase family protein gives MSRHLAASRVATLLGDFDRSPAYRGLAEGLRVLITDGRVPVGVRLPSERDLTEALEVSRTTVARAYAELRDHGFLVSRQGSGSVAHLPAGRRGQDDHLLRLTEHPDGKADLTCAAPLPGPGLLAAYERAVAELPRHLAGPGYFPTGLPVLREAVADAYAARGLPTGPDQVMVVPGAQAGVAIAARALLGAGDRAVTESPTYPNAIATLAGSGARVVGVEVPRDETDTEAMTTTLRQVVPRAAYLIPDFHNPTGSLLPDEARERVAHALARTRTTAVVDESMAMLPLEGQRMPAPFASYAADAVSVGSVSKPFWGGLRIGWIRVPAARADAVFRARLTLDLGTSPLEQLVAADLLRDGEDLLAHRREQLRTSRDAALLALATHLPDWRPTRPTGGLNLWCELPEALSTALVPRAERHGVLLASGPSFAPEGGLDRFVRIPFTQPAHVLTAAIERLAPAWRETLADPYPRPRRATPGLVA, from the coding sequence ATGTCCCGTCACCTCGCCGCCTCCCGGGTGGCCACCCTGCTCGGCGACTTCGACCGCTCCCCCGCCTACCGCGGCCTGGCCGAGGGCCTGCGGGTGCTCATCACCGACGGCCGCGTGCCCGTCGGCGTGCGCCTGCCCAGCGAGCGCGACCTCACCGAGGCGCTCGAGGTCAGCCGCACCACCGTGGCCCGGGCGTACGCCGAGCTGCGCGACCACGGCTTCCTGGTCTCCCGACAGGGGTCCGGCAGCGTCGCCCACCTGCCGGCCGGGCGCCGTGGCCAGGACGACCACCTGCTGCGCCTGACCGAGCACCCCGACGGCAAGGCCGACCTGACCTGCGCGGCCCCGCTGCCGGGACCCGGCCTGCTCGCGGCCTACGAGCGGGCGGTGGCCGAGCTGCCCCGCCACCTCGCCGGGCCGGGCTACTTCCCCACCGGGCTGCCGGTGCTGCGCGAGGCCGTCGCCGACGCCTACGCCGCCCGCGGGCTGCCCACCGGTCCCGACCAGGTGATGGTCGTGCCGGGCGCCCAGGCGGGGGTGGCCATCGCCGCCCGGGCGCTGCTGGGGGCCGGCGACCGGGCCGTGACCGAGAGCCCGACCTACCCCAACGCCATCGCCACGCTCGCCGGGAGCGGCGCCCGCGTCGTGGGGGTCGAGGTGCCGCGCGACGAGACCGACACCGAGGCGATGACCACGACGCTGCGCCAGGTGGTGCCGCGCGCGGCGTACCTCATCCCGGACTTCCACAACCCGACCGGCTCGCTGCTGCCCGACGAGGCGCGCGAGCGGGTCGCGCACGCGCTGGCCCGCACCCGGACGACGGCCGTGGTCGACGAGTCGATGGCGATGCTGCCGCTGGAGGGGCAGCGGATGCCGGCACCGTTCGCGTCGTACGCCGCGGACGCGGTGAGCGTCGGCAGCGTCAGCAAGCCGTTCTGGGGCGGGCTGCGGATCGGCTGGATCCGGGTGCCGGCGGCCCGCGCCGACGCGGTGTTCCGGGCGCGCCTCACCCTCGACCTGGGCACCTCGCCCCTGGAGCAGCTCGTGGCCGCCGACCTGCTGCGCGACGGCGAGGACCTGCTGGCGCACCGCCGCGAGCAGCTGCGGACCTCCCGCGACGCGGCGCTGCTCGCGCTCGCCACGCACCTGCCTGACTGGCGCCCGACCCGACCGACGGGCGGGCTCAACCTGTGGTGCGAGCTCCCCGAGGCGCTCTCGACGGCGCTGGTGCCGCGGGCCGAGCGCCACGGCGTGCTGCTCGCGTCGGGACCGAGCTTCGCGCCCGAGGGCGGGCTCGACCGGTTCGTGCGGATCCCGTTCACCCAGCCCGCGCACGTGCTCACGGCCGCGATCGAGCGGCTCGCCCCCGCCTGGCGCGAGACGCTGGCCGACCCCTACCCGCGGCCCCGCCGCGCCACCCCCGGACTGGTGGCCTGA
- a CDS encoding rhomboid family intramembrane serine protease encodes MSQLDTPARSRRMGLVPAGVAMGVLVVVLWVLEGVDQATDNALDPYGIEPRQLDSLDNVFYAPWLHGGYAHLVSNTVPFFVLGVIVLMDGWGRWLRTSLVVVLVSGAAVWLFSPPGSLTLGASGVVFGWLTYLMVRGFYSRSPGQVATGVVLFLFYGGLLWGVLPTDAGISWQAHAGGALGGLLTARSARGHRPD; translated from the coding sequence ATGAGCCAGCTGGACACGCCCGCCCGGAGCCGACGGATGGGGCTGGTGCCGGCCGGCGTGGCGATGGGCGTGCTCGTCGTGGTGCTGTGGGTGCTCGAGGGGGTCGACCAGGCGACCGACAACGCGCTGGACCCCTACGGCATCGAGCCGCGGCAGCTCGACAGCCTCGACAACGTGTTCTACGCGCCGTGGCTGCACGGCGGCTACGCCCACCTGGTCTCCAACACGGTGCCGTTCTTCGTGCTGGGCGTGATCGTGCTGATGGACGGCTGGGGCCGCTGGCTGCGCACCAGCCTGGTCGTGGTCCTGGTCTCCGGCGCCGCCGTGTGGCTGTTCTCCCCGCCCGGCTCGCTGACCCTGGGCGCGAGCGGGGTCGTCTTCGGCTGGCTGACCTACCTGATGGTCCGCGGCTTCTACTCCCGCAGCCCCGGCCAGGTGGCGACCGGGGTGGTGCTGTTCCTGTTCTACGGCGGCCTGCTGTGGGGCGTGCTGCCGACCGACGCCGGGATCTCCTGGCAGGCCCACGCGGGCGGGGCGCTCGGCGGGCTGCTGACGGCCCGCTCGGCCCGGGGTCACCGACCCGACTAG
- a CDS encoding DsbA family oxidoreductase, with translation MRIEIWSDVVCPWCYVGKRRLETALAAFEHADDVELVYRSFQLDPAAPLVPTETVAASLGRKYGGGPAAGQKMVDQMEAVAAEEGLLFRLGEAQHVGTVDAHRLLHLALEDGPTTQVALKEELLAAYFVRAENVADHDVLRAAAATVGLDTARVEEVLGSREYADAMEADIRQAAAYGATGVPFFVVDGRYGIAGAQPAETFTQVLTQAWDDTHPRLQTVGGTDEACGPDGCAI, from the coding sequence GTGAGAATCGAGATCTGGTCTGACGTCGTGTGTCCCTGGTGCTACGTCGGCAAGCGCCGGCTCGAGACCGCGTTGGCGGCCTTCGAGCACGCCGACGACGTCGAGCTGGTCTACCGGTCCTTCCAGCTCGACCCGGCGGCCCCGCTGGTGCCCACCGAGACGGTCGCCGCGTCGTTGGGCCGCAAGTACGGCGGCGGCCCGGCCGCCGGTCAGAAGATGGTCGACCAGATGGAGGCCGTCGCCGCCGAGGAGGGGCTGCTGTTCCGCCTGGGCGAGGCCCAGCACGTGGGCACCGTCGACGCCCACCGGTTGCTCCACCTCGCGCTGGAGGACGGCCCGACCACGCAGGTGGCGCTCAAGGAGGAGCTGCTGGCGGCGTACTTCGTGCGTGCCGAGAACGTCGCCGACCACGACGTGCTGCGCGCCGCCGCCGCGACGGTCGGCCTCGACACCGCGCGCGTCGAGGAGGTCCTCGGGAGCCGGGAGTACGCCGACGCGATGGAGGCCGACATCCGGCAGGCCGCGGCGTACGGCGCTACGGGCGTGCCGTTCTTCGTCGTCGACGGCCGCTACGGCATCGCGGGCGCCCAGCCTGCGGAGACGTTCACGCAGGTGCTGACCCAGGCCTGGGACGACACCCACCCCCGGCTGCAGACGGTCGGCGGCACCGACGAGGCCTGCGGGCCCGACGGCTGCGCGATCTGA
- the serA gene encoding phosphoglycerate dehydrogenase: MTTTPAPPPARRPVVLVAEELSPATAAALGDSSDVRRFDGADRAALLAALPEAEAVLVRSATRIDAEALALAPRLRVVARAGVGLDNVDVRAATQAGVMVVNAPTSNVVSAAELTVALLLAAARHVGPAHAALVRGEWERGRFTGTELHGKTVGILGLGRVGVLVAQRLAAFGMQVIAHDPYVRAGKAAQMGVRMVGLQELLRGSDALSVHLPRTAETVGMVGAAELALARPGLILVNAARGGIVDEAALYDALKTRRIAAAGLDVFAEEPATGSPLLGLDNVVATPHLGAATHEAQEKAGLAAARSVRLALAGELVPDAVNVQGGSIAEVVRPGIPLAEKLGRIFTALAGEVAQQVDVEVRGEIVDHDVKVLELAALKGVFADVVGETVSYVNAPLLAAERGVEVRLVTESESPDHRNLITLRGTLADGSSVSVSGTLVGITQRERVVEVAGFDVDLEPSDHLAFLRYADRPGVIGTVGGILGRAGVNIAGMQVSRDRRGGHALVALSVDSSVPAEVLEEIRVTIQAETARTIDL, from the coding sequence GTGACCACCACGCCTGCACCCCCGCCGGCCCGCCGGCCCGTCGTCCTCGTCGCCGAGGAGCTCAGCCCGGCCACGGCGGCCGCGCTCGGCGACTCCTCCGACGTGCGCCGCTTCGACGGCGCCGACCGCGCCGCGCTGCTCGCCGCGCTGCCCGAGGCCGAGGCGGTGCTGGTGCGCTCGGCGACCCGGATCGACGCCGAGGCGCTCGCGCTGGCGCCCCGGCTGCGCGTGGTGGCCCGCGCCGGGGTCGGGCTGGACAACGTCGACGTGCGCGCGGCCACCCAGGCCGGCGTCATGGTGGTCAACGCGCCGACCTCCAACGTCGTCAGCGCGGCCGAGCTGACCGTGGCGCTGCTGCTGGCCGCCGCTCGCCACGTGGGGCCCGCCCACGCCGCGCTGGTGCGCGGCGAGTGGGAGCGCGGCCGGTTCACCGGCACCGAGCTGCACGGCAAGACCGTCGGCATCCTCGGCCTGGGCCGCGTCGGCGTGCTCGTCGCGCAGCGGCTGGCCGCCTTCGGGATGCAGGTGATCGCGCACGACCCCTACGTGCGCGCCGGCAAGGCCGCGCAGATGGGGGTGCGGATGGTCGGGCTGCAGGAGCTGCTGCGTGGGTCCGACGCCCTGAGCGTCCACCTGCCGCGCACCGCGGAGACCGTCGGGATGGTGGGGGCCGCGGAGCTCGCGCTCGCCCGTCCCGGCCTGATCCTGGTCAACGCCGCGCGCGGCGGCATCGTCGACGAGGCAGCCCTCTACGACGCGCTCAAGACCCGTCGCATCGCCGCAGCCGGCCTCGACGTCTTCGCCGAGGAGCCCGCGACCGGCTCGCCGCTGCTCGGCCTCGACAACGTGGTGGCCACCCCGCACCTCGGCGCCGCCACCCACGAGGCGCAGGAGAAGGCCGGCCTGGCGGCCGCGCGGTCGGTGCGGCTGGCCCTGGCCGGCGAGCTGGTGCCCGACGCCGTCAACGTGCAGGGCGGCTCGATCGCGGAGGTGGTGCGACCCGGGATCCCGCTGGCCGAGAAGCTCGGCCGCATCTTCACGGCCCTGGCCGGCGAGGTCGCCCAGCAGGTCGACGTCGAGGTGCGCGGCGAGATCGTCGACCACGACGTCAAGGTGCTCGAGCTGGCTGCGCTCAAGGGCGTCTTCGCCGACGTCGTGGGGGAGACGGTGTCCTACGTCAACGCCCCGCTCCTGGCCGCCGAGCGCGGTGTTGAGGTGCGGCTGGTGACCGAGTCCGAGAGCCCCGACCACCGCAACCTGATCACCCTGCGCGGCACCCTCGCCGACGGGTCCTCGGTGTCGGTGTCGGGCACCCTGGTCGGCATCACCCAGCGCGAGCGGGTCGTCGAGGTCGCCGGGTTCGACGTCGACCTCGAGCCCAGCGACCACCTCGCCTTCCTGCGGTACGCCGACCGCCCCGGCGTGATCGGCACCGTCGGCGGCATCCTCGGCCGCGCCGGCGTCAACATCGCCGGCATGCAGGTCTCCCGGGACCGCCGCGGCGGCCACGCCCTGGTCGCGCTCTCGGTCGACTCCTCGGTGCCGGCCGAGGTGCTCGAGGAGATCCGCGTGACGATCCAGGCGGAGACCGCCCGGACGATCGACCTGTAG
- a CDS encoding alkaline phosphatase D family protein, with translation MDISRTPLAAPTRRTLVRTGLVTGAVVTAGGLLGPRPAVLDSRASAASPPLARNPFTLGVASGDPSPGGVVLWTRLAVDPLDDSGLGGMPERDYEVRWQLARDERFRRGVRSGTVRATAGAAHSVHVELSGLRPGTEYFYRFRVGRWVSPVGRTRTAPAYDSLGSALAMSFVSCSQYEHGFFTAYRRLAEDQPDLVLHLGDYQYEYRAGGYVAPGGNVRDHRGPETTTLAGYRQRLAQYKSDADLQAAHAVAPWLVALDDHEVDNNWADDVAEKPAESAALPARRAAAFQAYYENMPLRRASVPRGPDISIYRRLRWGRLASFHMLDTRQYRDDQACGDGYKDCADADAPERSLPGLEQERWLADGFSRSQARWDVLGQQVFFGRRDSTATPDDTVSMDSWDGYRPSRDRVVRSWQDAGVRNPVVLTGDVHAHWASEVLQDFRAPDSPVVGSEFVCSSVTSGGDGYDEPTGQHPWAAYNPNLRFWTNLRGYVNTRITPESFQVDYRCVTRVKIPDQPVFTRASFVVDDGVRGMRQTFDNPLPTQGSTLRALPAPRTDAQKIADTLEAETQ, from the coding sequence ATGGACATCTCTCGGACCCCGCTCGCCGCGCCCACGCGCCGTACGCTCGTCAGGACGGGGCTGGTCACCGGCGCCGTCGTCACCGCCGGCGGCCTGCTCGGCCCCCGCCCTGCCGTGCTCGACTCGCGGGCCAGCGCCGCCTCGCCTCCGCTGGCGCGCAACCCCTTCACGCTCGGCGTCGCCAGCGGCGACCCCAGCCCCGGCGGCGTCGTGCTGTGGACCCGGCTGGCCGTGGACCCCCTGGACGACTCGGGCCTGGGTGGGATGCCCGAGCGCGACTACGAGGTCCGCTGGCAGCTCGCGCGCGACGAGCGGTTCCGGCGCGGTGTCCGCTCGGGCACGGTCCGGGCCACCGCCGGCGCGGCGCACTCGGTGCACGTCGAGCTGTCAGGGCTGCGGCCGGGCACGGAGTACTTCTACCGCTTCCGCGTCGGTCGGTGGGTCTCCCCCGTCGGTCGCACCCGGACCGCGCCGGCGTACGACTCCCTGGGCAGCGCGCTGGCGATGTCCTTCGTCAGCTGCAGCCAGTACGAGCACGGCTTCTTCACCGCCTACCGCCGCCTCGCCGAGGACCAGCCCGACCTGGTGCTCCACCTGGGCGACTACCAGTACGAGTACCGGGCCGGGGGCTACGTCGCCCCGGGCGGCAACGTCCGCGACCACCGTGGGCCCGAGACCACGACGCTGGCCGGCTACCGCCAGCGGCTGGCGCAGTACAAGTCCGACGCCGACCTCCAGGCCGCCCACGCCGTGGCGCCGTGGCTGGTGGCCCTCGACGACCACGAGGTCGACAACAACTGGGCCGACGACGTCGCCGAGAAGCCCGCGGAGAGCGCCGCGCTCCCGGCCCGACGCGCCGCGGCGTTCCAGGCGTACTACGAGAACATGCCGCTGCGCCGGGCCTCGGTCCCCCGTGGCCCGGACATCTCCATCTACCGCCGGCTGCGCTGGGGCAGGCTGGCCAGCTTCCACATGCTCGACACCCGGCAGTACCGCGACGACCAGGCCTGCGGCGACGGCTACAAGGACTGCGCGGACGCCGACGCCCCCGAGCGCTCCCTGCCCGGCCTCGAGCAGGAGCGGTGGCTGGCCGACGGATTCTCCCGGTCGCAGGCGCGCTGGGACGTGCTCGGCCAGCAGGTGTTCTTCGGCCGCCGCGACAGCACCGCGACCCCCGACGACACCGTCTCGATGGACTCCTGGGACGGCTACCGGCCCTCGCGGGACCGTGTGGTGCGGTCCTGGCAGGACGCCGGCGTGCGCAACCCGGTCGTGCTCACCGGCGACGTCCACGCCCACTGGGCCTCCGAGGTGCTCCAGGACTTCCGGGCGCCCGACTCCCCCGTCGTGGGCTCGGAGTTCGTCTGCTCCTCGGTCACCTCCGGCGGCGACGGGTACGACGAGCCGACCGGACAGCACCCGTGGGCGGCGTACAACCCGAACCTGCGGTTCTGGACCAACCTGCGCGGCTACGTGAACACCCGGATCACGCCGGAGTCGTTCCAGGTCGACTACCGCTGCGTGACGCGGGTCAAGATCCCCGACCAGCCGGTCTTCACCCGCGCCAGCTTCGTCGTCGACGACGGCGTGCGCGGCATGCGGCAGACCTTCGACAACCCGCTGCCCACGCAGGGCTCGACCCTGCGCGCCCTCCCGGCCCCGCGCACCGACGCCCAGAAGATCGCCGACACCCTTGAGGCCGAGACGCAGTAG
- a CDS encoding GNAT family N-acetyltransferase yields the protein MSGHNDVVVATERLDVRPWRHEEADRLLDILSRVEVVQWLDDGPPRPMADLDAAHAAIDRQHARSTTPPLGFWAIVPRATGVPVGSVLTLELPDAEAGEVEIGWHLHPDSWGQGWAREAAAAVLGRALDHGLEEVWALTHVTNHPSRAVAAAIGMRDLGVHTWWYEEPSQVFRADRVTHPRP from the coding sequence GTGAGCGGACACAACGACGTGGTGGTGGCGACCGAGCGGCTCGACGTGCGTCCCTGGCGGCACGAGGAGGCCGACCGGCTGCTCGACATCCTGAGCCGGGTCGAGGTGGTGCAGTGGCTCGACGACGGGCCGCCGAGGCCGATGGCCGACCTCGACGCCGCCCACGCCGCCATCGACCGCCAGCACGCGCGCTCGACCACGCCCCCGCTCGGGTTCTGGGCGATCGTGCCACGCGCCACCGGGGTCCCGGTCGGGTCGGTGCTCACCCTCGAGCTCCCCGACGCCGAGGCCGGCGAGGTCGAGATCGGCTGGCACCTGCACCCCGACAGCTGGGGCCAGGGGTGGGCGCGCGAGGCGGCCGCGGCGGTCCTGGGCCGCGCCCTGGACCACGGCCTCGAGGAGGTGTGGGCGCTCACCCACGTCACCAACCACCCGTCGCGGGCGGTGGCCGCCGCCATCGGGATGCGCGACCTCGGGGTGCACACCTGGTGGTACGAGGAGCCCTCCCAGGTCTTCCGCGCCGACCGCGTCACCCACCCCCGACCCTGA
- a CDS encoding YczE/YyaS/YitT family protein codes for MTTCPTLDGTAPTARRDRRLAALGPVAQLRAGRLPRRLGQLAVGLTLYGVTLAMVIRATLGNSPWDVLHQGLARYLPMSIGTAVIVMSLLVLLLWIPLREKPGLGTVANSFVVGLVADRALAVLAAPDEPWLRVVLLVGGVVLNGLATALYIGSQLGPGPRDGLMTGLHRRTGLPVGVVRTGIEATVVALGWLLGGVVGLGTLLYALAVGPLVQLMLPWCVVELPDTPAR; via the coding sequence ATGACGACCTGCCCCACCCTGGACGGGACCGCGCCGACCGCGCGGCGCGACCGCCGCCTCGCCGCCCTCGGCCCGGTCGCCCAGCTGCGCGCCGGACGGCTCCCGCGCCGGCTGGGCCAGCTGGCCGTCGGCCTCACGCTGTACGGCGTCACCCTGGCGATGGTCATCCGTGCGACCCTCGGCAACTCCCCGTGGGACGTGCTGCACCAGGGCTTGGCGCGCTACCTGCCGATGTCGATCGGCACGGCCGTGATCGTGATGAGCCTGCTCGTGCTGCTGCTGTGGATCCCGCTGCGCGAGAAGCCCGGCCTGGGCACGGTCGCCAACTCCTTCGTCGTCGGCCTGGTCGCCGACCGGGCGCTGGCCGTGCTGGCCGCGCCCGACGAGCCGTGGCTCCGGGTCGTGCTGCTGGTCGGTGGTGTGGTGCTCAACGGCCTGGCGACCGCGCTCTACATCGGCTCGCAGCTCGGCCCCGGTCCCCGGGACGGGTTGATGACCGGGCTGCACCGTCGTACGGGCCTGCCGGTGGGGGTCGTCCGCACCGGCATCGAGGCCACGGTCGTCGCGCTGGGCTGGCTGCTCGGCGGCGTCGTCGGTCTCGGCACCCTGCTCTACGCCCTCGCCGTCGGCCCGCTGGTGCAGCTGATGCTGCCCTGGTGCGTCGTCGAGCTCCCCGACACCCCGGCTCGCTGA